ggaacgaattaatttttttttagttcatttcaatgggaaacgttcgctcgagttacgaaaagctcgacatacgatctcagtcccggagcggattaagctcgtatgtcaaggtaccactgtattggcttCAGGTAGCCTTGATGTTCCATTACGTTTGGAAAGGGCTGTTGTCTCTTTGGCCTTTCATCTGGGCTGTTCCTTTActcctttgtttttttcacatataTACTTATAAATGCAACATTTCCACCACAGATCCCTGAGCCTTTAAGAGATAGTACAGCTTGATATAAACACTTTCACAATTAATCAATGATTGCAGATGATACTCTTATGCAGTGAATTCTATattaaacagtaaaaaaaaagtgcataccTTTATTTTTAGCTGCTCCCAAAATCTTGACATGTCATCATAAAGGCACAATGTTAATATATACAATCAGGCAATTCAGTAAATCTCTTATCTTGTTTCCATTGTGTTTTTCCTTACATGCTTAGTAAAATTAGGATGACTGTCAAGAAGAGGAACACCAAAATAAGAATAACCACCTTGCTGTCAACATCTTTGAGGAGACATTCCTCATTCTTACATTGATTGTAATCCATCTGCCAGCCACTAATAAGGTAAATAAAGCAAAATCTGGTGTGAGTATATGTCACTACTCTTCATTCTCAGTATACTGTACTACCCGGGGATAAAGAAGTAGGTTGAACAAAATTTTACAGCATATGCAGCATAATATTATGAAGTAATTTTAGAAAGATACTTACCCTTTCAttccacaaaaacaaattgaggaGTCTTTGAAGTCATTGCTGAGATTAATaaggaagttttttttataattcttTATTGAACAGTAAGAGACATGACAGTTATTTCAAATAACACTAAACAAgtaaaagacagaaaaagaagacaaactaataaaaaaaaaagtcagcgtCATGCAAATACAGAAATTAATGTGCACCATTGTtgcaaatcaaatttaaatgcacagaaatataaaaaaaaaaaaaacacccgttTTCTGAGCACAATGAAATTACAAGGGCGTAAACTTTTGGGTGATTCAAACTTATTTTGGAGCAGTATAAAGACCCCCTGAAATCGAGATTATGCTGGTTTCTGTACCAACGAGACCAGTATAGTTCTTGGCAAACTAACACCTCAATTCATTACCCAAAATTTGGATAATGTATTTGTACTACAAGGCCAAAATACTTTATTGCAAGAATATTGTACTGTATACCCAGTCATTCTGTGTTTTCTGCTCAGATGAAATTCAACAAACTGATGCTGTTCTTTTGTTACCTCTGGCTAGGTAGTATTTACATGTTTAAAACCTTAATATTTGCGATCATAGTGCTATGAAAAGGTAATTACCCcttgattgtttgtttgataTATTGCAAAATGATAGTTTACAATATGCCTGAATATGTCTGACTTCAGCTTTCTAAAACACACTTCATTCATTTATAGGTTAACAATGGGGACAGTCATTTTTCTCCCTATGCCAGGTAGGTAGCTTTAAATGTTTTCCCCCCTCCATGTGGATATTGGAAATGTTTTAGAAATTcaatccataaaaaaaaaactggagaaaAACCCAAGTGCATTTATATTTCTGTCCAGTGTATGGTGGGCACAGGAACTCCAGTAATGATCAATATTCACTGTCAAACCACCTATTTCAGAGTTAGCTTAGTGCCATTTCAAACAAATTAGAAACTCATCACCCTCAGTGCCAGATAatgagttcattcattttctgaaccgcttcaatctcacaagggttgcagggggtgctggagaccatTCCAGCTGACTGACAGGCACGaggcaccttgaattggtggtcagccaatcgcagggcatgaggagacgacACCAGTTCAAGTTGAcgatcatacctaggggaaatttagtgtccaaccagactaccatgcatgttttaggaatatGGGAAGAAACCACAGCACCTgggaaaaacccacacaaaactggggagaccatgcaaactccacacaggtggaccaacctggatttgaacgcaggatcccagaactgaggccgacgcgctgaccACTCAGCCGACAGACCGCCCAAGTTGACTACCACATTTCAGCCGCCCCCGCaaactaagaaaaaataaaaatggccttaaaattattgaattttacaatttctcacatataagccacctgaTTTGCAATtgtcatctccatattcatggttttattagGGAGTATAATGTGTTACTTCGAAGGGgatatcttaagaaaaatcatcccatgtggtatttttgagatactatgaatcaaaagcacattattagggtctaTATCATAAGGTTAGCTTAAATCATCCAGTAATGGCTGTTTTTTACTGCATAACAGggaataaccaacaaatagcaaatatttatttgccgacatctattggtgaaagagtatagcaacgctgtaagtcttgtctaagccgtacccttgattcagtcaacattttttagttaaaaatacGGCTTTTATGCGAGAACGAGGGTAGtttaaaagcaacattttagGAAAAGCCTCTGAAGCCAactatttccatttaaaaaaaaactcacacagAATAAGAAAAGTTCCCATTGTTTTATTTacagagacagaaaaaaagtcaacggAACATAAAAAGATCATCCTTTCAGTCCTTTCCAATTCGATTTTTGCAATTTCATCTTCTGGTCCTTAATGTCAGTCATCTAGCCACCACTGCAAGACAAATCGATAATGTATATTTTGCATAACTAtttagaaaacaacattttacatTAACAGAGCTGCTTATCAGACTCTTGAAAAGGTGCGTACACAACATAAAAACGTAACTTACACAATGATATTGTTGATGGGGATGTGGATCAATTTGACGAAGAATCCAATGAAACCCATAATGGCGAACCCAATCGCTGTGGCCATTGCAATTTTCTGGAATTCTGGGAAGGTGAAAAGAATCATTTATGTCCAACCAGTTTTCAACGATGAAATCAGTGTTCCAGACTAAATCAGGAATGCACATTTACCTTTTCTGTCGGGTTTTGTGCATCTCTTTACCAGCCTGATGGAGTCTTTGACAAACTGCCGACTGGGCTCGACGAACTGCATTACTTGATCCATTTTCACTGAGGACAAAAGTGGAATCCACGTAAACAACACGCTATTAAAATAGCTAAACGATACATTGTAAACCGGACACAATGAACACAATTTTAAAACGCCAAGAATGTGTGTACGACAGTTAGGTTAATGGAAAAGTATTGGCTTGTCCAACACGGTGAAGAGACGCTATAATGTTGGCGGAAGGTAAAACCAAATACACATAATTCTAAaattagaaatacatttttaaaaaccatacaaaatGCGCAGCTGCCAATTGTTTGTTATAAAAGGACGGTTTGTTTCGTGTTTCCTACCTTGTCCGTGATATTGTTTTGTGAGTGGCGAGTGGAAAGGACTTAAGCCACGTAGCTCTGTGTATTTGACAGAAGAGATGACGTAGTCTTAACTTGCGCATGCGCGTCACTTCTTCCTTGTTTCCATCCTCAATGTGAAtcaatgtttacactgacatcTATCGGCTAGGAGCGGTTTCCTTTTTGGTGTTCCTGTAAATTCTAGTTAGTtcacttctttttatttattacttatgcacattactttgtgtttttttttcattataatgtTTTCACTAAGAGTGATTTTGGAATAGCTTTTTGGCAAAtagcatgtcatttttttgtcttttgcccCCCTTGGCCTACACACGTACatcattttttaatagcaaattggtattttttttgtggagATTTCATGTTCTCCAACATAAAATGTGCATATTTTGCTCGTCGCAATTTTACTGAATTGATAGGTGTGaatcgtcggcctcacagttttgggatcttgggttcgatcccaggtcagtcctcctgtgtggagtttgcatgttcatgcTGGGCTTGGGAGGGTTTTGTCCaggcactccagtttcctcccacattccaaaaacatgcatggtaggctgattaaacaTTCAAGatatcccctaggtatgaatgagaAAATGTTTGTTGTCACCTTTTTACCTACATAATTGAAATCGTGtgatttcatttaaattatCATCTAACAGCATTCTATTGCCATATTGGTTTAATAAACTCTGTCCTCTTACTGCGGCAACTCAATAAGCCAGTAACACATTCCGTAGGGGTGTTAAAAACCTCTCATGtgatttagattagaacttttttttcttcactatcCATTGTGCACTTCTGTAAATACTagctatatttaaaatgttgcaGTCTACATCCTGGGAAAAATCAACCCCTATATAGAACACTTGTGATCATCTCCCAAAATGAGTTGATGAAAGTACATACAGTCCGCAAAGACAGCAATATTAATGACCCTAACAAAATGCTTTACAGAATAGTAATTTGTGAATTATGTCTTTCACACAGtggcctgatggtgtagagcatgtgtcaaagtggtggcccaggggccaaatttggcccgccgcatattttgtgcggcccgtgaaagtaaatcatgagtgccgactttctgttttaggatcaaattcaaatgatatttcctgattttcccctttgtaaatcaatgattgcaatttttttatccaatcatttttttttctttttgtttttagttcaaaaagcattttgtaaagtatataaaaatattttctgttttccactttaatagttaatgtaattttaaaaaattgaaatgaaaaacaaattattaaaagacgttttcccttactatgaaaaaaagctcaagtaaacattgttttagatttttttttttactgaatatttagggcattTGGTCAATTTCTTttaaaccaatttaaaaaaaaatctatatctaaaatggtccggtccacatgaaatcgagttgttgttagaaccaacccgagtttgacacccaagGGGTAgacgttcactcgcctgacttcggtgcggacaGGTAAGGGCTTGATTACCGCAGGTGATGGTATCATTCT
This Stigmatopora argus isolate UIUO_Sarg chromosome 17, RoL_Sarg_1.0, whole genome shotgun sequence DNA region includes the following protein-coding sequences:
- the sec61g gene encoding protein transport protein Sec61 subunit gamma, with translation MDQVMQFVEPSRQFVKDSIRLVKRCTKPDRKEFQKIAMATAIGFAIMGFIGFFVKLIHIPINNIIVGG